Within Macaca nemestrina isolate mMacNem1 chromosome X, mMacNem.hap1, whole genome shotgun sequence, the genomic segment GTGGAcacagtagcttacacctgtaatctcagcacttcaggaggctgaggcgggaggccaggagtttgagttatgcctgggcaacatagtgagaccctgtctctacaaaaaaccacaaaatttatAAACTGTCTACAAATTAGTGGAAACTTTTTTTAAGTAGCCATAAATATTAAGCTGTCTTCATATGTTTAAGaaaagattgtttttttcttaaaggttATGTGACTACAATTCTGGATGATGCAAAAATTTATTCGAGCCATGCTAAGAAACCTAACGTTGATGCAGATGATGTGAGACTGGCAATCCAGTGTCGTGCTGACCAATCTTTTACCTCTCCTCCCCCAAGAGATGTGAGCAAACTTGGATTTGAAGTTATTTTtacttacaattttttaaactgtagttctaataaggattttttttttaagtttttactgGATATCGCAAGGCAGAAAAATCAAACCCCTTTGCCACTGATTAAGCCATATGCAGGACCTAGACTGCCACCTGATAGATACTGCTTAACAGCTCCAAACTATAGGCTGAAGTCCTTAATTAAAAAGGTAAGAAATTTTagtcaacttttctttttttaaaaggtggaaTATGATAGGGGGCTTTGTGCAATTTCCTGTAGCTAGTATAGTAGATTAAAGGTTAAGATAACTtactagaatttttttaattttaaaaattttttgagctAGATGGACCTTTAGTGCTCATCTAATTCAACAGTCATTCTTCACATCAGGAAGCGGGGCCTGAACTCATTTGTGAAGTTGGTAGCCAAGCTAGGACTGATTCCAAACCTCATAACTCCCAATCTTTCCACTATATCTTAGTTTTTTAGTGAGGCCTAATAACAGAGGGAATGATACCATCAGGAATTGGGCCAGCTTTCTGAAATATGACCTAAAGCTCTCCCACCACTGAAAAAGTTCTCCCTATAATAGGCTgccttttttttctgaagttcCACTATaagagttttattcttttttgggtTAAGAAATTGACTAGTTAAGAttacaaatcacaaagtagttaGCTGTTATCCCCATTCAAATAAGACTCTATCTTAAACTTTAATACTGCATAAgattatatatgtattcatatctatttttatataaagacatgtatatatgtttatgcaAACCCCAGATTAAATGTTGGATTTAGAACACTGAGAGAACAAAAACAGGACTTTCTTGCCATGGATTATCCATGATCATTTACATCAGCAATCCTAATTTCATTCCTGGTAAAGTTAGGTGTCACATCTTAacattaatttgctttttaaatcccCTAGGGACCTAACCAAGGGAGACTAGTTCCACGATTAAGTGTTGGTGCTGTTAGTAGCAAACCTACTACTCCTACTATAGGTAAGTGAGAGGAGACAATGGCATTTCTGGCTGGTAAAGCAGTGCCTCAGCACTTGGTTTTGAACTATAATGCAAGTCAAAAAGTGAATCAGAAATTCTTGTGTATGTGTTACTATTAATAATTTTACTCATCCTCtaataaaactataaacatacatgttacTGGCTTTCAAAATGAGAAAGCCACAAGGAACGTCTGATCTCAAATGAGTATAAAATTGGACATTGCCTCCACTGTTGGTGGTATAAACTCTGATACCAAAAACAGGAGTTTACTCTTAGCTGTGTACTCTGTGCCTTCTATAAGGTGCCACACACACTTATGGCAGTAGACTGcttattagaaatttaaatttccaaataagaGAATACAGTAGAAGATTAAGATGTACAAAAATCTTAAggatctcaaagaaaaaaactgtttttaatactaaccaccacgccaggcctaaaGATGCaagttttaaactttaaaaaaaattaaaatgagttggccaggtgcggtggctcatgcctgtaaacccagcactttgggaggccgaggcgggtctatcacttgaggtcaggagttcaagaccagcctggccaacatggtgaaaccccgtctctactaaaaatacaaaaaattagccgggcatggtgaggggtgcctgtaatcccagctactcgggaggctgaggaacgagaatcacttgaacccaagaggcagaggttacagtgagcggaggtcatgctactgcactccagcttgggcgacagagtaagactctgtctcaaaaaaaaaaaaaaaaattaaaatgatttatatagACCTTAAGACCTGAGTATTTACTCTGTTCAATTTGGGGAGGCTCCATCTACAGTCTAATGTGTTCAGTTTTAAAGCCTGAACTCCATACCTGCTTAAATGTATTAACAATCCTAAGGCCAAGAAAACATTCACCTactgtgaattttcttttttctttataaaataaaatacttacattGCTTCATTACGCTTCACCAAATTCTTTGGACTGATCCTTAATACATGGGAAAACTTAGGGATGGAGATATTTTAGAGGAAGGTCTCACCTTCTGTGTTTGGGAGAGAAAGCAGTAAAACCCAGATTTCTCGGTACCTTTGAGCTTTCTTCCCTTAGACTTTCTGCACCTTTTTCTCTAGAAATGATAATTGTAGTGTCCTCAGCAACTCTATCTCTGGGTAGGCTGCTGGTTCCAGGGGGAAGGGATGTATTGGATAGCCTGCATCCCCAAATGAAAAATTGGAAATGGATACATTtccataaatgtattttttgagagagCAATGATGTCAGTATATATATTAAGTCTTCGAGTcttgcaaaatacatttattaagcaaacatttgttgagtagcTATTAGGAGCAAGGTAAAAGAGCCGTGTGCTCACAAGGATGAAAAATGTTAACCAAGCTTGTAATCTAGTCAGTGAGATAATAATAATGACTCCTATGACATTAAGGGAACTTCAGAGGCAGAATATAAGACATTTAACTGAGAAAATTAAGGAAAGTTTTATAAAACGGGGTAGTATTTGAGTTGTACCTTGGAATAATGGGTAGAATTTAGATGATTGGGGGTTTAGACTAGGTTATCTCCAAGATATTTTTCTGCTTAAGTATCCGAACACAGAAAGGGAATAAATTTTCTGGGCCCACCTGGAGACCTCAAGGGGTACATTTGATCTCTGCTTTAGTTTCATGGGCATAGATGACATCTTCTGATTCTCAGCAAGCGACCAAGATGAAAAGTGCCAACTAAGGTAATAAATAGAAAACCTGGGTCTTTATTCTGGTAGGTTAAACTCTCATCTTTTTGTCTTCATCCAGCTAAACCTCAGTGCTTACTATGTAACAGATGCTGTTTGAAGAGTTTTACAGGGATTAGTTTTACTTAATTTTCACAAGAATTATATGAAATAGGTGATATtatcccccattttacagaggagaaaactgaggcacaaaaatttaaataacttgcccagggaCACTCAGCTAGTAGGTGAGAGCCTGAATTCAAACTCAAGCAGGTAGGCTACAGAGCCAACATTCTTTACCACTATTCTAAACTGAATTTTGTAACATCTAAGCAAGCTTGTAAATTTTTTAAGGTtcttttgctcttatttttaatgactttttccTTACCTTTTATTAGTTTCCTTTGCTTTGAAGATAGTTTGCGGTAAGCTGAGTGTAgaatataaatgtgtataaatCACCTAACAAACATGGTCTGTTTATTGTAACTACAGCAACCCCACAAACAGTGTCTGTCCCAAATAAAGTTGCAACTCCAATGTCAGTGACAAGCCAAAGATTTACGGTGCAGATTCCACCTTCTCAGTCCACACCTGTGAAACCAGGTAATGTGATCGGGGGTAGGGAACAGAATTTGTGAATAATTTGAAATTGTAGAACCATTTGTGTTCCTATAGCAAGAGGTAAATTGTTTTAATATCCCAACAGGAAGGTGGCAGTAATGCTGCAAATCAGGGTTCTTCAGAGGGACTTAAGAGCCCTCTAAAATTCTGTGAAATTTTACAGAGTCTCCCCCCTTATCTTGAGGGattatgttccaagaccccccgTTAAATTTACAACCTTTAAAGTTCAAtttataaactttctaaattatgaggtttaatttataaattaggcacagcaagaaattaacaataataaaaaaacaattacaacaacATACTGTAATCAAATATATGTGAATGTGATCTCTCTCGAAGTATCTTACTGTACTGTACTCATCTATTTTTGGATCACAGTTGAACACAAGTAGCTGAAACTGCGGATAACAGGGGACTACTATATGTGTAATGTTttggggaggaggaaaagagtAGTCAGTGTGTTCATCAGATTTTCAAAGAACACCATGAACTAAACAGGATCCACAAATCTAAGGCATCTTCAAGGAAAAGCAGTTAAGGTGAAAGCTCAAGAAAGCGACAAAACTTAGTGATGAATATGTGTATGCAATCCAGAACATAAATGTAAATTCAAATGAAAC encodes:
- the LOC105464302 gene encoding transcription initiation factor TFIID subunit 9B, whose product is MESGKMAPPKNAPRDALVMAQILKDMGITEYEPRVINQMLEFAFRYVTTILDDAKIYSSHAKKPNVDADDVRLAIQCRADQSFTSPPPRDFLLDIARQKNQTPLPLIKPYAGPRLPPDRYCLTAPNYRLKSLIKKGPNQGRLVPRLSVGAVSSKPTTPTIATPQTVSVPNKVATPMSVTSQRFTVQIPPSQSTPVKPVPATTAVQNVLINPSMIGPKNILITTNMVSSQNTANEANPLKRKHEEDDDNDIM